GTTCCAATGTCTTCAATCAGCTGAGCGGCAGTCTGAACCCTGAAGGGTTGCTTTGCATTGTGAGTTACCTGAAAATAAGCTTCTCCGTCCAAAATAACTTTACGCTCTTTTAAGTTAGCAAATGAAGCTGGGTATTTTAAGCTTGACGCTGCATTTAACCAAACAACGGATTGGTCTGGCAATATAACCTGGTACATTTCTCCTTTTGCCGTGGATATTAAATTATAGGAAATATCATCTGCAGAGGGCTTACTTTGAGTTTTACCTTGTGCTGTAACAGTATATACAATTTGCCCGTTCTTAGTTTTGTTGATGCTTACACCTGCTTCTTTGGCTAGCTCGCCGTTGATGGCATCAGACAATTTGATTTTGCGCCCGCTAGCGAGTGTTAAAGTGGCTGAATTTTTACCTGGGGCGATATCGTTTTCTGCGGTAAGCCCCCCAACAGAATTTGGTGTTCGATGCCCGGTATAATTCCAGGTTAGAAAAGCTATAGCACCGATAATTAATAATATAGCCGCTGCTGTAATTTGGTACCACAAACGGTAATTGGCTTTGGCGGCAGGTATAACTGTTTTTCCTTTTGCAGCATTGATCTTATTTGCAGTTTTAGCCCAAACCAGCTCTTCATGAGCGTCGTAGTAATTTGCCAGCAATAGAGGAAGTTGCTCCTTATGGGTTACCATTTTATACCATTCACGATTGTGCTCATTGGCACTTATCCAATCATCCAGCTCCTGCTGTTGTTGTGGGGTAATTTCGGCACGCATTTGCAGCGCAATTAGCATAGAAATATGGAATTGTTTTTCAAACATTTTATACCGCTCTTTAGTATAAAAACGACCGGGCATCAAAAACAACTAAAAGAAATTAATATATTTTAATTTTTACCGGCAAACAGCATTAAAGCGATAGCAAAAGCATTAGACATTCCTTTTTTAAGAAAGACAGTCCTTAAAAGTTCCACAGCCCTTGTCTTTTGATTACGTACCGTTTGTACAGAAAGATCCAGTTCTAAAGCTATTTCATCGGTTTTTTTTCCTTCAAAATAAATCAGTTTGAAAATCTGTTTACACTTTTCGGGGAGCAATTCAATTTCCTGGCTTAATATTTCCAAAAATTCTGCTTCCATAATGGTATATAAAATGTTGTCTTCGCTTTGACTCAACTGGCTAAAATAGGTTTGTTGAGCAACAGTTTTTACCTTTAAGTGCTTAAGATAATCCAGACTGGCATTACGACAACTGATGAATAGAAATGACTTGATGTTTGTGGCGTTTTCAAAGCTTTGCCTGCGTTCCCAGAGTTTTAAAAAACAGTCGGCTACGATGTCTTCTGCCTCTTCGTCATCCTGAACCATACGTTTGGCAAAGTAGCAAAGGGATTTGTTGTGAAGTTTAAAGAAATGAGCTAAGGCATTATCGTCTCCATTTTGGAAAGACCGGGTCCAATGCTGTTCATCCTGCTGCTCGCTCATTATCGCTACGCTTATTTATGCGGCAATATCTGTATTTATTTTGGATATTGACATTAGAAGCGGCAAAAGACCTTTATTAAAACAGGCAGCATAAACATTTGCTGCCTGTGATAATTATAATATTAACGGATTAGAGGAACCGATTA
The Pedobacter sp. MC2016-14 DNA segment above includes these coding regions:
- a CDS encoding FecR family protein translates to MPGRFYTKERYKMFEKQFHISMLIALQMRAEITPQQQQELDDWISANEHNREWYKMVTHKEQLPLLLANYYDAHEELVWAKTANKINAAKGKTVIPAAKANYRLWYQITAAAILLIIGAIAFLTWNYTGHRTPNSVGGLTAENDIAPGKNSATLTLASGRKIKLSDAINGELAKEAGVSINKTKNGQIVYTVTAQGKTQSKPSADDISYNLISTAKGEMYQVILPDQSVVWLNAASSLKYPASFANLKERKVILDGEAYFQVTHNAKQPFRVQTAAQLIEDIGTAFNVNSYSDEPGIKTTLVEGSVRINNNTLLKPGEQAMNSGNSIKVLQVDTETATGWKDGDFVFKETDFKTAMRKIARWYNVEVIYHPGIGNDIELGGWISRKNNLSAVLKWIESTNNIHFKVEGRRITVVR
- a CDS encoding RNA polymerase sigma-70 factor — encoded protein: MSEQQDEQHWTRSFQNGDDNALAHFFKLHNKSLCYFAKRMVQDDEEAEDIVADCFLKLWERRQSFENATNIKSFLFISCRNASLDYLKHLKVKTVAQQTYFSQLSQSEDNILYTIMEAEFLEILSQEIELLPEKCKQIFKLIYFEGKKTDEIALELDLSVQTVRNQKTRAVELLRTVFLKKGMSNAFAIALMLFAGKN